In a genomic window of Candidatus Schekmanbacteria bacterium RIFCSPLOWO2_02_FULL_38_14:
- a CDS encoding molybdopterin converting factor subunit 1 has product MKVKIKFFAALREGIGKSEIEINIPSGSRLNGLIERLEKEYKAIAEFKTSIAYSINMEYVRGDEVLKEGDEIALIPPVSGGCPMMSL; this is encoded by the coding sequence TTGAAAGTTAAAATAAAATTTTTCGCAGCATTGCGTGAAGGAATTGGAAAGAGTGAAATTGAAATTAATATCCCATCAGGGTCAAGGCTTAATGGCCTTATTGAGAGGCTTGAAAAAGAATATAAAGCGATAGCAGAATTTAAAACCTCAATAGCCTATTCAATAAATATGGAATATGTCAGGGGAGATGAGGTATTAAAGGAAGGGGATGAAATTGCCTTGATTCCTCCTGTAAGCGGAGGCTGTCCAATGATGTCATTGTGA